The genome window TCCGGTTGTGATCGCTCTCCGGCACGGATAGACTCCCCGATTCTCCCCGCCGGACCCTTGACAGTGGGATCCGCGGGACTTTCCAGGACCGTTCGATGCGACATCTCCTTTCCGCGCTGGTCACCAACCAGCCGGGCGTGCTGGCCCATATCTCCGGCATGCTCGCCTCCCGCGCGTTCAACATTCACAGCCTCGCCGTCGGCGAGACCGAGAACAAAGAGTTCTCCCGGATGACCTTCGTGGTCAACGGGAACGACCGCGACGTCGACCAGGTGCGGAAGCAGCTCTCCAAGATCGTGACCGTCGTGAAGGTCATCGACTACTCCGACGAGGACTTCGTCGAGCGGGACCTGATGCTCA of Planctomyces sp. SH-PL14 contains these proteins:
- the ilvN gene encoding acetolactate synthase small subunit; protein product: MRHLLSALVTNQPGVLAHISGMLASRAFNIHSLAVGETENKEFSRMTFVVNGNDRDVDQVRKQLSKIVTVVKVIDYSDEDFVERDLMLIKVKAEKGHRSEVKELVDIFRAKIVDVSAEHVMIEIAGQEKKIEAFIDAVRPFGILELVRSGRIALLRGKTASEIPNEDAVEPDTVHA